A region of Cucumis melo cultivar AY chromosome 2, USDA_Cmelo_AY_1.0, whole genome shotgun sequence DNA encodes the following proteins:
- the LOC103491981 gene encoding protein LATERAL ROOT PRIMORDIUM 1: protein MWPSSRPLTIGYNHTPAPTPDMVGLMASGFGVGVSVLPLLTGLAPSSVGIEEANLMISRGGGGDEGGGGIQFNGNNLDGFGILGGGSSLNSGVGTCHDCGNQAKKDCSHRRCRSCCKSRGFDCSTHVKSTWVPAARRRERQMMGAASDAAAGGTSSGSTSGGKKPRLIASQTTTNSHTSTSNTPTPSFDASSAADMSSKKAKKLPEQIRAPAVFKCVRVTAVEGGSSGGGNEYAYQAVVKIGGHVFKGYLYDHGVEARDGFPTMSNLHLGDGGSTSSPVIDPSDVYGSSATRGGGLAGGSGYGNSIN, encoded by the exons ATGTGGCCCTCATCCAGACCCCTCACTATCGGTTATAACCACACGCCGGCGCCGACGCCGGATATGGTGGGTCTCATGGCCTCAGGCTTCGGAGTCGGCGTTAGCGTTTTGCCTCTCCTTACCGGCCTCGCGCCGTCAAGTGTAGGAATTGAAGAAGCTAACTTAATGATCAGCCGTGGCGGCGGCGGCGATGAAGGTGGGGGGGGAATTCAATTCAATGGGAATAATTTAGATGGGTTTGGGATTTTGGGAGGTGGGTCGAGTTTGAATTCGGGCGTCGGAACTTGCCATGATTGTGGGAACCAAGCCAAGAAAGATTGTAGTCACCGGCGGTGCCGGAGCTGCTGTAAAAGCCGTGGATTTGATTGTTCAACTCACGTGAAAAGCACGTGGGTGCCGGCAGCTAGAAGGAGAGAACGTCAGATGATGGGTGCGGCGTCGGATGCAGCGGCCGGCGGGACGTCGTCGGGGTCTACGTCCGGCGGGAAGAAGCCGAGGTTGATTGCTTCACAGACGACTACCAATTCTCATACTTCCACTTCAAATACTCCAACACCAAGCTTTGACGCTTCCTCAG CCGCTGATATGAGTAGTAAAAAGGCAAAAAAGCTGCCGGAACAAATCCGAGCGCCGGCGGTGTTCAAATGCGTCCGGGTAACAGCAGTGGAGGGCGGCAGTAGCGGCGGAGGGAATGAATATGCATATCAAGCCGTCGTGAAGATCGGCGGCCATGTTTTTAAAGGTTATTTGTACGACCATGGAGTAGAAGCTAGAGATGGGTTTCCGACGATGTCGAATTTGCATCTTGGAGATGGCGGTTCAACTTCGTCACCGGTCATTGATCCTTCTGATGTTTACGGCAGCTCCGCCACCCGCGGTGGGGGACTGGCTGGGGGCTCTGGCTATGGAAATTCCATAAATTGA